AGATGAGGAACTCGACACCAGAGAACCCGCGTGAATCGAAGGTCGCCTCCCTGACGCTGATTTCAAAGTCCGCTTCAGGCATATCCAGGTCCTGCAGCTCCTTCTTGATCCTGTTTTCAAGGAAGTGCTTCTGTTCGATCCTGTAGTCATGCAGTTCCTTGGCATGCTTTTCCATCTGCTTCAACATCTTATCCTTTTTCTTTTCAAGGGCATCGAATGACTGTGCGATGTTCTCAAGCTGTTCGATGTCGTCTGCCAGTGCGCGCCTGTAGTCGATCAGTTCGTCCAACGTCTTGTTGTACTTGCGCTTCAGCGAGTTGAGGCTGGAGAGGCGCGCCTGTTTCGCATTGAGGCTCTCCTCGTCGTAGTCCAGGGTGGAAAGGTCACTCCCCACCCTGCTGTCGAGTTCATTCAGCAGATGATAGGCTTCAAGCACCGTATCACTGAATTCCCTATAGCTTTCATCATAGTTGGCCAGTGTTTCAATATGGCCGTGGATGTCATACAGAAGGGCCTGTGGTGCATATTCGGAACTGAGCTGGGAATGTATGAGGGAAAGTGTATTATTGATCTTTTCGAAATTATCGAGGTAGCTTATCTCCTCTTCGAGCCGTTCCTCTTCCCCCTCTTCGAGCTCCATCGCGGTGAGTTCCTCGTACTGGTGCTGATACATCTGGAGCTGCTGTACCCTGTTCTTATCCTTATATTCAAGTTCACTGATCCTGGCTTCAAGGGCTTTGAAGCGCTCGAAGCTGTCCCTGTACCTGCCGAAGGCCTCCCTGTCGGCCACATCGATATAGCGGTCGAGATACCGTATGTGCATGCTGTGCTCGAGTGCTTCGGACTGGGAGGACTGGGAATGGATGCTGACGACTTCATTCATGATGTCCTTGAGGGCCCCGAGGGTGATCATGTGGGAATTTATCTTGATGATGCTTTTGCGGTTCTGCATGACTTCCCTTCTGACGATATAGAGTTCGTCCTCTTCTATGTCATTCTTCGCCAGCAGGTCCTGCATCTTCTCAGATTCAGGAAAATCGAAGACACCCTCAATGACTGCACCTTCGGTTTCGTGACGGATGTCCTCTACCGATGCACGTTTGCCATAGAGGTATCTGATCGCTTCGATGATCATCGATTTCCCGGCACCGGATTCCCCGGAGATGACGGTGAGCCCGCTGTCGAAATCAAGTTCAATATCCTTGAGCACTGCCAGGTTCTTAATCTTTAGACGTATGAGCAAATTAAACACTCCAATTTAGATCAAATTGAATATCCGATCCCTGATTTCCTTCTGTGCTTCCTCGTTCCTGCATATCATGAGACATGTGTCGTCACCA
The sequence above is drawn from the Salinicoccus roseus genome and encodes:
- the recN gene encoding DNA repair protein RecN — its product is MLIRLKIKNLAVLKDIELDFDSGLTVISGESGAGKSMIIEAIRYLYGKRASVEDIRHETEGAVIEGVFDFPESEKMQDLLAKNDIEEDELYIVRREVMQNRKSIIKINSHMITLGALKDIMNEVVSIHSQSSQSEALEHSMHIRYLDRYIDVADREAFGRYRDSFERFKALEARISELEYKDKNRVQQLQMYQHQYEELTAMELEEGEEERLEEEISYLDNFEKINNTLSLIHSQLSSEYAPQALLYDIHGHIETLANYDESYREFSDTVLEAYHLLNELDSRVGSDLSTLDYDEESLNAKQARLSSLNSLKRKYNKTLDELIDYRRALADDIEQLENIAQSFDALEKKKDKMLKQMEKHAKELHDYRIEQKHFLENRIKKELQDLDMPEADFEISVREATFDSRGFSGVEFLISTNAGEPLKAMNRIASGGEIARVMLALRTIFTEFDAQSMLILDEIDTGVSGFVATRMAEKMQILSRTRQVISISHLPQAAALADHHLYVSKETMDQRTASSAKYLDADDHVYEIARMLSGSDITDAALENAKTLIAAKEKETN